One Rattus rattus isolate New Zealand chromosome 12, Rrattus_CSIRO_v1, whole genome shotgun sequence genomic window carries:
- the Setdb2 gene encoding histone-lysine N-methyltransferase SETDB2 produces MEEKIGDAKTFWMELQDDGKVDFMFEKAQDVLHSLKQKIKDGSATNGDYVQAMVLVKATLSNSQTLEKDHTPVTQNEQKNKSNAFPSTSCENPSPEDCIILSTGRKGFLPVNNKTEGSGEKEPPLHASFHRHVCSSACLREAPLSLKGENPLQLPLRCHFQRRHAKTNSHSAALHVNYRTPCGRSLRNMEEVFHYLLETECNFLFTDNFSFNTYVQLTRNHPKQNEVVSDVDISNGVESVSISFCNEVDNSKLPQFKYRTTVWPRAYHLNVSSMFSDSCDCSEGCIDIKKCACLQLTAKNAKACPLSPDGECTGYKYKRLQRLIPSGIYECNLFCKCNRQMCPNLVIQHGPQVRLQVFKSEKKGWGVRCLDDIDKGTFVCIYSGRLLSRATPEKTNIGESESEQQHIVKNSFSKKRKIEVVCSDRQTHCESPKTDGCPPKFSSDLEEPVVEMNNRNISRTQRHSVIRRPKSQTDVFHYNEKNMGFVCSDSAAPEEQNGFKPAQEHLNSKARRAHEDLRSSQVGYSEDKQLTESDVIDTTTRREDTSPAYGCKHAAILNSKNTKKVLEVPVKTSREEEPAASQSQQVLCREELPSERTKTPSASLVQLSKESLFLLDASKEGNVGRFLNHSCYPNLWVQNVFVETHDRNFPLAAFFTNRYVKARTELTWDYGYEAGTMPEKEILCQCGFTKCRKKII; encoded by the exons atggaagaaaaaattg GTGATGCAAAGACTTTCTGGATGGAGCTACAAGATGATGGGAAAGTTGACTTTATGTTTGAGAAAGCACAAGATGTCCTACATTCACtgaaacagaagataaaagatGGGTCTGCCACAAATGGAG acTATGTCCAAGCAATGGTTCTGGTAAAAGCGACTCTGAGTAACAGTCAGACACTGGAAAAAG ATCATACACCTGTGACTCAgaatgaacagaaaaacaaatcaaatgcgTTTCCCTCTACATCATGTGAAAACCCCTCCCCTGAGGACTGTATCattct atcTACAGGAAGAAAAGGATTCCTCCCTGTGAACAATAAAACTGAAGGTTCGGGGGAGAAGGAGCCCCCTTTGCATGCATCTTTCCATCGCCATGTGTGCTCCAGTGCTTGTCTGAGGGAAGCACCACTGTCCTTGAAGGGAGAAAACCCTCTGCAGCTGCCACTCAGATGTCACTTCCAAAGACGACACGCAAAGACAAACTCTCACTCCGCTGCCCTCCATGTGAACTATAGAACGCCCTGCGGACGGAGTCTACGAAACATGGAGGAAGTGTTCCATTACCTGCTTGAAACGGAGTGTAACTTTTTATTCACAGACAACTTTTCTTTTAATACTTATGTTCAGTTGACTCGGAATCACCCAAAGCAAAATGAAGTTGTTTCTGATGTGGATATTAGTAATGGAGTGGAATCAGTGTCGATTTCTTTCTGTAATGAGGTTGACAATAGTAAACTTCCACAGTTTAAGTATAGGACGACAGTATGGCCCCGAGCATATCATCTGAACGTTTCCAGCATGTTTTCTGATTCATGTGACTGTTCTGAGGGCTGCATAGACAT aaaaaagtGTGCATGTCTTCAGTTGACAGCAAAGAATGCCAAAGCATGTCCCTTGTCACCTGACGGAGAATGTActggatataaatataaaagactgCAGAGACTCATACCTTCTGG CATTTATGAATGCAACCTGTTCTGCAAGTGTAACCGACAGATGTGTCCAAACCTCGTCATCCAGCATGGCCCCCAGGTGAGGCTACAGGTGTTTAAAAGTGAGAAGAAGGGCTGGGGAGTGCGCTGCCTGGATGACATTGACAAAGGGACATTTGTGTGCATTTATTCAG GAAGGTTACTGAGCAGAGCCACTCCTGAGAAAACTAACATTGGTGAAAGTGAAAGTGAGCAGCAGCACATCGTGAAAAATTCATTCtctaaaaagaggaaaatagaagTTGTATGTTCAGATCGTCAAACACACTGTGAAAGTCCTAAAACTGACGGATGTCCTCCTAAGTTTAGCAGTGATCTCGAAGAGCCCGTTGT ggAAATGAACAATAGAAATATTTCAAGAACTCAGCGTCATTCAGTCATTAGAAGACCTAAATCCCAGACAGATGTTTTTCATTACAATGAGAAAAACATG GGATTCGTTTGCTCAGATTCTGCTGCCCCAGAAGAGCAGAATGGATTTAAACCAGCTCAAGAACACCTGAACTCTAAAGCTAGGAGAGCTCACG AGGACTTAAGGTCAAGCCAAGTTGGATATTCTGAagacaagcagctgactgaatcAGATGTGATAGATACAACTACCCGTAGAGAAGACACTTCCCCAGCATACGGGTGTAAGCACGCAGCCATATTGAATAGTAAGAACACTAAAAAAGTGCTTGAAGTCCCCGTAAAAACGTCCCGAGAGGAAGAGCCTGCAGCCTCTCAGAGCCAGCAGGTCTTGTGCAGGGAGGAGCTGCCAAGTGAAAGGACAAAGACTCCATCTGCTTCCCTGGTGCAGCTCAGCAAGGAGAGTCTGTTTCTATTGGATGcttcaaaggaaggaaatgtgggCCGTTTCCTTAAT cacaGTTGCTACCCAAATCTCTGGGTGCAGAACGTGTTTGTAGAAACCCATGACAGGAATTTCCCATTGGCGGCCTTCTTCACCAAcag